Proteins co-encoded in one Gossypium arboreum isolate Shixiya-1 chromosome 11, ASM2569848v2, whole genome shotgun sequence genomic window:
- the LOC108470683 gene encoding G-box-binding factor 3-like isoform X4: MGNNDEGKSSKSDKSSSPVPTAYYGPHVNMPPYYSSAVASGHAPPAYMWGLTQPMMPPYGAPYATIYSHGGVFAHPAVPLASHSLDVPSSLAAAGPVETPVKSPGNTEQGLMKKLKGFDGLAISIGNGTAKNAEGRAKPRPSHSVETAGSTDGSDGNTTGTDQSRWKRSREGTPTLGMTPFFTVEDEKIEAKSYQVAAGEVTATISPKPIGTVVSPGMTTGTILELRNTPNKNAMSSAMGVHCGVMPTEVWLQNERELKRERRKQSNRESARRSRLRKQAETEELARKVESLTSENAALRSEINQLTEMSEKVRLENAILVEELKNAQLGHGQENVLNKKEDKEDEMCEKKSDSGAKLHQLLDPSPRDDVVAAG, translated from the exons ATGGGAAACAACGATGAAGGGAAGTCTTCTAAGTCTGACAAATCATCTTCACCAGTGCCAACG GCATATTATGGTCCTCATGTCAATATGCCACCATATTACAGTTCAGCTGTAGCATCAGGCCATGCTCCTCCCGCCTATATGTGGGGTCTAACACAG CCTATGATGCCACCCTATGGAGCACCTTATGCAACAATCTACTCTCATGGGGGAGTTTTTGCACATCCCGCAGTTCctctg GCATCACACAGTCTTGATGTTCCATCATCACTGGCA GCTGCAGGTCCTGTGGAGACACCTGTGAAGTCCCCCGGAAATACTGAACAAGGTTTAATGAAGAAGCTGAAAGGATTTGATGGTCTTGCAATATCAATAGGCAATGGTACTGCTAAGAACGCTGAAGGAAGAGCTAAACCTAGACCATCCCATAG TGTGGAGACTGCAGGTTCAACTGATGGTAGTGATGGAAATACAACTGGG ACGGATCAAAGTAGATGGAAAAGAAGCAGGGAGGGGACACCAACTCTTGGTATGACTCCATTCTTCA CAGTTGAAGATGAGAAAATTGAGGCGAAGTCTTACCAAGTTGCTGCGGGAGAGGTGACTGCAACCATTTCTCCTAAACCAATTGGAACTGTAGTTTCTCCTGGCATGACCACAGGAACAATATTGGAGCTTAGGAACACCCCCAACAAGAATGCTATGTCCAGTGCTATGGGTGTACATTGTGGAGTAATGCCCACTGAAGTCTGGTTGCAG AATGAGCGGGAGCTGAAACGGGAGAGGCGAAAACAATCTAATAGAGAATCCGCTAGAAGGTCAAGGCTGAGGAAGCAG GCTGAGACTGAAGAGCTTGCCCGTAAAGTTGAATCCTTAACTTCAGAGAATGCAGCACTCAGATCTGAAATAAACCAATTAACTGAAATGTCAGAAAAAGTAAGGCTCGAAAATGCGATATTAGTG GAGGAACTGAAAAATGCTCAACTCGGACACGGACAGGAGAATGTTTTGAACAAAAAGGAAGACAAGGAGGATGAAATGTGTGAGAAAAAGTCAGACTCCGGTGCCAAGCTGCATCAACTCTTGGATCCGAGTCCTAGAGACGATGTAGTGGCTGCTGGCTGA
- the LOC108470683 gene encoding common plant regulatory factor 1-like isoform X5 produces MGNNDEGKSSKSDKSSSPVPTDQNNIHVYPDWAAMQAYYGPHVNMPPYYSSAVASGHAPPAYMWGLTQPMMPPYGAPYATIYSHGGVFAHPAVPLAAGPVETPVKSPGNTEQGLMKKLKGFDGLAISIGNGTAKNAEGRAKPRPSHSVETAGSTDGSDGNTTGTDQSRWKRSREGTPTLVEDEKIEAKSYQVAAGEVTATISPKPIGTVVSPGMTTGTILELRNTPNKNAMSSAMGVHCGVMPTEVWLQNERELKRERRKQSNRESARRSRLRKQAETEELARKVESLTSENAALRSEINQLTEMSEKVRLENAILVEELKNAQLGHGQENVLNKKEDKEDEMCEKKSDSGAKLHQLLDPSPRDDVVAAG; encoded by the exons ATGGGAAACAACGATGAAGGGAAGTCTTCTAAGTCTGACAAATCATCTTCACCAGTGCCAACG GATCAGAATAATATTCATGTCTATCCTGATTGGGCTGCTATGCAG GCATATTATGGTCCTCATGTCAATATGCCACCATATTACAGTTCAGCTGTAGCATCAGGCCATGCTCCTCCCGCCTATATGTGGGGTCTAACACAG CCTATGATGCCACCCTATGGAGCACCTTATGCAACAATCTACTCTCATGGGGGAGTTTTTGCACATCCCGCAGTTCctctg GCTGCAGGTCCTGTGGAGACACCTGTGAAGTCCCCCGGAAATACTGAACAAGGTTTAATGAAGAAGCTGAAAGGATTTGATGGTCTTGCAATATCAATAGGCAATGGTACTGCTAAGAACGCTGAAGGAAGAGCTAAACCTAGACCATCCCATAG TGTGGAGACTGCAGGTTCAACTGATGGTAGTGATGGAAATACAACTGGG ACGGATCAAAGTAGATGGAAAAGAAGCAGGGAGGGGACACCAACTCTTG TTGAAGATGAGAAAATTGAGGCGAAGTCTTACCAAGTTGCTGCGGGAGAGGTGACTGCAACCATTTCTCCTAAACCAATTGGAACTGTAGTTTCTCCTGGCATGACCACAGGAACAATATTGGAGCTTAGGAACACCCCCAACAAGAATGCTATGTCCAGTGCTATGGGTGTACATTGTGGAGTAATGCCCACTGAAGTCTGGTTGCAG AATGAGCGGGAGCTGAAACGGGAGAGGCGAAAACAATCTAATAGAGAATCCGCTAGAAGGTCAAGGCTGAGGAAGCAG GCTGAGACTGAAGAGCTTGCCCGTAAAGTTGAATCCTTAACTTCAGAGAATGCAGCACTCAGATCTGAAATAAACCAATTAACTGAAATGTCAGAAAAAGTAAGGCTCGAAAATGCGATATTAGTG GAGGAACTGAAAAATGCTCAACTCGGACACGGACAGGAGAATGTTTTGAACAAAAAGGAAGACAAGGAGGATGAAATGTGTGAGAAAAAGTCAGACTCCGGTGCCAAGCTGCATCAACTCTTGGATCCGAGTCCTAGAGACGATGTAGTGGCTGCTGGCTGA
- the LOC108470683 gene encoding G-box-binding factor 3-like isoform X2 encodes MGNNDEGKSSKSDKSSSPVPTDQNNIHVYPDWAAMQAYYGPHVNMPPYYSSAVASGHAPPAYMWGLTQPMMPPYGAPYATIYSHGGVFAHPAVPLASHSLDVPSSLAAAGPVETPVKSPGNTEQGLMKKLKGFDGLAISIGNGTAKNAEGRAKPRPSHSVETAGSTDGSDGNTTGTDQSRWKRSREGTPTLVEDEKIEAKSYQVAAGEVTATISPKPIGTVVSPGMTTGTILELRNTPNKNAMSSAMGVHCGVMPTEVWLQNERELKRERRKQSNRESARRSRLRKQAETEELARKVESLTSENAALRSEINQLTEMSEKVRLENAILVEELKNAQLGHGQENVLNKKEDKEDEMCEKKSDSGAKLHQLLDPSPRDDVVAAG; translated from the exons ATGGGAAACAACGATGAAGGGAAGTCTTCTAAGTCTGACAAATCATCTTCACCAGTGCCAACG GATCAGAATAATATTCATGTCTATCCTGATTGGGCTGCTATGCAG GCATATTATGGTCCTCATGTCAATATGCCACCATATTACAGTTCAGCTGTAGCATCAGGCCATGCTCCTCCCGCCTATATGTGGGGTCTAACACAG CCTATGATGCCACCCTATGGAGCACCTTATGCAACAATCTACTCTCATGGGGGAGTTTTTGCACATCCCGCAGTTCctctg GCATCACACAGTCTTGATGTTCCATCATCACTGGCA GCTGCAGGTCCTGTGGAGACACCTGTGAAGTCCCCCGGAAATACTGAACAAGGTTTAATGAAGAAGCTGAAAGGATTTGATGGTCTTGCAATATCAATAGGCAATGGTACTGCTAAGAACGCTGAAGGAAGAGCTAAACCTAGACCATCCCATAG TGTGGAGACTGCAGGTTCAACTGATGGTAGTGATGGAAATACAACTGGG ACGGATCAAAGTAGATGGAAAAGAAGCAGGGAGGGGACACCAACTCTTG TTGAAGATGAGAAAATTGAGGCGAAGTCTTACCAAGTTGCTGCGGGAGAGGTGACTGCAACCATTTCTCCTAAACCAATTGGAACTGTAGTTTCTCCTGGCATGACCACAGGAACAATATTGGAGCTTAGGAACACCCCCAACAAGAATGCTATGTCCAGTGCTATGGGTGTACATTGTGGAGTAATGCCCACTGAAGTCTGGTTGCAG AATGAGCGGGAGCTGAAACGGGAGAGGCGAAAACAATCTAATAGAGAATCCGCTAGAAGGTCAAGGCTGAGGAAGCAG GCTGAGACTGAAGAGCTTGCCCGTAAAGTTGAATCCTTAACTTCAGAGAATGCAGCACTCAGATCTGAAATAAACCAATTAACTGAAATGTCAGAAAAAGTAAGGCTCGAAAATGCGATATTAGTG GAGGAACTGAAAAATGCTCAACTCGGACACGGACAGGAGAATGTTTTGAACAAAAAGGAAGACAAGGAGGATGAAATGTGTGAGAAAAAGTCAGACTCCGGTGCCAAGCTGCATCAACTCTTGGATCCGAGTCCTAGAGACGATGTAGTGGCTGCTGGCTGA
- the LOC108470683 gene encoding G-box-binding factor 3-like isoform X6 — translation MGNNDEGKSSKSDKSSSPVPTDQNNIHVYPDWAAMQAYYGPHVNMPPYYSSAVASGHAPPAYMWGLTQPMMPPYGAPYATIYSHGGVFAHPAVPLASHSLDVPSSLAAAGPVETPVKSPGNTEQGLMKKLKGFDGLAISIGNGTAKNAEGRAKPRPSHSVETAGSTDGSDGNTTGTDQSRWKRSREGTPTLGMTPFFTVEDEKIEAKSYQVAAGEVTATISPKPIGTVVSPGMTTGTILELRNTPNKNAMSSAMGVHCGVMPTEVWLQNERELKRERRKQSNRESARRSRLRKQAETEELARKVESLTSENAALRSEINQLTEMSEKVRLENAILVEELKNAQLGHGQENVLNKKEDKEDEMCEKKSDSGAKLHQLLDPSPRDDVVAAG, via the exons ATGGGAAACAACGATGAAGGGAAGTCTTCTAAGTCTGACAAATCATCTTCACCAGTGCCAACG GATCAGAATAATATTCATGTCTATCCTGATTGGGCTGCTATGCAG GCATATTATGGTCCTCATGTCAATATGCCACCATATTACAGTTCAGCTGTAGCATCAGGCCATGCTCCTCCCGCCTATATGTGGGGTCTAACACAG CCTATGATGCCACCCTATGGAGCACCTTATGCAACAATCTACTCTCATGGGGGAGTTTTTGCACATCCCGCAGTTCctctg GCATCACACAGTCTTGATGTTCCATCATCACTGGCA GCTGCAGGTCCTGTGGAGACACCTGTGAAGTCCCCCGGAAATACTGAACAAGGTTTAATGAAGAAGCTGAAAGGATTTGATGGTCTTGCAATATCAATAGGCAATGGTACTGCTAAGAACGCTGAAGGAAGAGCTAAACCTAGACCATCCCATAG TGTGGAGACTGCAGGTTCAACTGATGGTAGTGATGGAAATACAACTGGG ACGGATCAAAGTAGATGGAAAAGAAGCAGGGAGGGGACACCAACTCTTGGTATGACTCCATTCTTCA CAGTTGAAGATGAGAAAATTGAGGCGAAGTCTTACCAAGTTGCTGCGGGAGAGGTGACTGCAACCATTTCTCCTAAACCAATTGGAACTGTAGTTTCTCCTGGCATGACCACAGGAACAATATTGGAGCTTAGGAACACCCCCAACAAGAATGCTATGTCCAGTGCTATGGGTGTACATTGTGGAGTAATGCCCACTGAAGTCTGGTTGCAG AATGAGCGGGAGCTGAAACGGGAGAGGCGAAAACAATCTAATAGAGAATCCGCTAGAAGGTCAAGGCTGAGGAAGCAG GCTGAGACTGAAGAGCTTGCCCGTAAAGTTGAATCCTTAACTTCAGAGAATGCAGCACTCAGATCTGAAATAAACCAATTAACTGAAATGTCAGAAAAAGTAAGGCTCGAAAATGCGATATTAGTG GAGGAACTGAAAAATGCTCAACTCGGACACGGACAGGAGAATGTTTTGAACAAAAAGGAAGACAAGGAGGATGAAATGTGTGAGAAAAAGTCAGACTCCGGTGCCAAGCTGCATCAACTCTTGGATCCGAGTCCTAGAGACGATGTAGTGGCTGCTGGCTGA
- the LOC108470683 gene encoding G-box-binding factor 3-like isoform X1: MGNNDEGKSSKSDKSSSPVPTDQNNIHVYPDWAAMQAYYGPHVNMPPYYSSAVASGHAPPAYMWGLTQPMMPPYGAPYATIYSHGGVFAHPAVPLASHSLDVPSSLAAAGPVETPVKSPGNTEQGLMKKLKGFDGLAISIGNGTAKNAEGRAKPRPSHSVETAGSTDGSDGNTTGTDQSRWKRSREGTPTLAVEDEKIEAKSYQVAAGEVTATISPKPIGTVVSPGMTTGTILELRNTPNKNAMSSAMGVHCGVMPTEVWLQNERELKRERRKQSNRESARRSRLRKQAETEELARKVESLTSENAALRSEINQLTEMSEKVRLENAILVEELKNAQLGHGQENVLNKKEDKEDEMCEKKSDSGAKLHQLLDPSPRDDVVAAG; this comes from the exons ATGGGAAACAACGATGAAGGGAAGTCTTCTAAGTCTGACAAATCATCTTCACCAGTGCCAACG GATCAGAATAATATTCATGTCTATCCTGATTGGGCTGCTATGCAG GCATATTATGGTCCTCATGTCAATATGCCACCATATTACAGTTCAGCTGTAGCATCAGGCCATGCTCCTCCCGCCTATATGTGGGGTCTAACACAG CCTATGATGCCACCCTATGGAGCACCTTATGCAACAATCTACTCTCATGGGGGAGTTTTTGCACATCCCGCAGTTCctctg GCATCACACAGTCTTGATGTTCCATCATCACTGGCA GCTGCAGGTCCTGTGGAGACACCTGTGAAGTCCCCCGGAAATACTGAACAAGGTTTAATGAAGAAGCTGAAAGGATTTGATGGTCTTGCAATATCAATAGGCAATGGTACTGCTAAGAACGCTGAAGGAAGAGCTAAACCTAGACCATCCCATAG TGTGGAGACTGCAGGTTCAACTGATGGTAGTGATGGAAATACAACTGGG ACGGATCAAAGTAGATGGAAAAGAAGCAGGGAGGGGACACCAACTCTTG CAGTTGAAGATGAGAAAATTGAGGCGAAGTCTTACCAAGTTGCTGCGGGAGAGGTGACTGCAACCATTTCTCCTAAACCAATTGGAACTGTAGTTTCTCCTGGCATGACCACAGGAACAATATTGGAGCTTAGGAACACCCCCAACAAGAATGCTATGTCCAGTGCTATGGGTGTACATTGTGGAGTAATGCCCACTGAAGTCTGGTTGCAG AATGAGCGGGAGCTGAAACGGGAGAGGCGAAAACAATCTAATAGAGAATCCGCTAGAAGGTCAAGGCTGAGGAAGCAG GCTGAGACTGAAGAGCTTGCCCGTAAAGTTGAATCCTTAACTTCAGAGAATGCAGCACTCAGATCTGAAATAAACCAATTAACTGAAATGTCAGAAAAAGTAAGGCTCGAAAATGCGATATTAGTG GAGGAACTGAAAAATGCTCAACTCGGACACGGACAGGAGAATGTTTTGAACAAAAAGGAAGACAAGGAGGATGAAATGTGTGAGAAAAAGTCAGACTCCGGTGCCAAGCTGCATCAACTCTTGGATCCGAGTCCTAGAGACGATGTAGTGGCTGCTGGCTGA
- the LOC108470683 gene encoding common plant regulatory factor 1-like isoform X3 gives MGNNDEGKSSKSDKSSSPVPTDQNNIHVYPDWAAMQAYYGPHVNMPPYYSSAVASGHAPPAYMWGLTQPMMPPYGAPYATIYSHGGVFAHPAVPLAAGPVETPVKSPGNTEQGLMKKLKGFDGLAISIGNGTAKNAEGRAKPRPSHSVETAGSTDGSDGNTTGTDQSRWKRSREGTPTLGMTPFFTVEDEKIEAKSYQVAAGEVTATISPKPIGTVVSPGMTTGTILELRNTPNKNAMSSAMGVHCGVMPTEVWLQNERELKRERRKQSNRESARRSRLRKQAETEELARKVESLTSENAALRSEINQLTEMSEKVRLENAILVEELKNAQLGHGQENVLNKKEDKEDEMCEKKSDSGAKLHQLLDPSPRDDVVAAG, from the exons ATGGGAAACAACGATGAAGGGAAGTCTTCTAAGTCTGACAAATCATCTTCACCAGTGCCAACG GATCAGAATAATATTCATGTCTATCCTGATTGGGCTGCTATGCAG GCATATTATGGTCCTCATGTCAATATGCCACCATATTACAGTTCAGCTGTAGCATCAGGCCATGCTCCTCCCGCCTATATGTGGGGTCTAACACAG CCTATGATGCCACCCTATGGAGCACCTTATGCAACAATCTACTCTCATGGGGGAGTTTTTGCACATCCCGCAGTTCctctg GCTGCAGGTCCTGTGGAGACACCTGTGAAGTCCCCCGGAAATACTGAACAAGGTTTAATGAAGAAGCTGAAAGGATTTGATGGTCTTGCAATATCAATAGGCAATGGTACTGCTAAGAACGCTGAAGGAAGAGCTAAACCTAGACCATCCCATAG TGTGGAGACTGCAGGTTCAACTGATGGTAGTGATGGAAATACAACTGGG ACGGATCAAAGTAGATGGAAAAGAAGCAGGGAGGGGACACCAACTCTTGGTATGACTCCATTCTTCA CAGTTGAAGATGAGAAAATTGAGGCGAAGTCTTACCAAGTTGCTGCGGGAGAGGTGACTGCAACCATTTCTCCTAAACCAATTGGAACTGTAGTTTCTCCTGGCATGACCACAGGAACAATATTGGAGCTTAGGAACACCCCCAACAAGAATGCTATGTCCAGTGCTATGGGTGTACATTGTGGAGTAATGCCCACTGAAGTCTGGTTGCAG AATGAGCGGGAGCTGAAACGGGAGAGGCGAAAACAATCTAATAGAGAATCCGCTAGAAGGTCAAGGCTGAGGAAGCAG GCTGAGACTGAAGAGCTTGCCCGTAAAGTTGAATCCTTAACTTCAGAGAATGCAGCACTCAGATCTGAAATAAACCAATTAACTGAAATGTCAGAAAAAGTAAGGCTCGAAAATGCGATATTAGTG GAGGAACTGAAAAATGCTCAACTCGGACACGGACAGGAGAATGTTTTGAACAAAAAGGAAGACAAGGAGGATGAAATGTGTGAGAAAAAGTCAGACTCCGGTGCCAAGCTGCATCAACTCTTGGATCCGAGTCCTAGAGACGATGTAGTGGCTGCTGGCTGA